ttttaaataaataataataaaataataaacaagttttaattgatttattaaatgaacttgatcataaatataaataaattaaataaactttaccttaaaatcttattttaaaggacaaaaaccaaaattttcgtCACACTATTTTAATTTACCTATTTGATAATTTAGCACACCCCCTCCCTTACACTCTTTGTTTAACAAAATGGCCAAAAAATGGAACTTTTCATCATACTCTTTAAATTTACCTATTTGATAATTGAGCAATGAGCACACCCCCTCCATTACACTCTTTGTGTAGCATAAATGGTCAAAAAAACTGAATTTTTCATCAAGACTctttaaatttacttatttggTAATTTAGCACACCCCCTTCCTTACATtctttatttaacaaaaatggaatttttcATCATACACTTTAAATTTACCTATTTGATAATTGAGCACACCCCTCCCTTTCACtcattatttaacataaatgataaaaaaactaaatttttcatcaaactcttttaatttatctatttgatAATTGAGCACACATCTTCCTTAACccttttatttaacataaatagtaaaaatacccAATATTTCATCAcactttttttttggtgaaaacttagttaaactaaaaaagtaaacaaaaactTAAATCTACCTTCTTACTCAACAActgtttctaaaatttgttCAGACTCtctgtttaaatttttagatggATCCCACGCATGGAAATTGATATACTCTCTTGCccaacaaataaatattttgatagtcTTTGTTAAACTTCAtgataaaccttaaaatttttttttattttatttttccatacaCGCTCCAAGGCAGGCTAAGGAATTTTAGCCCATGGCAGCCACTCTTTTAATTTGCctatttgataattgaatttaaagcGAGGCAAAGCCAGAAAGTAGCgggaaaattaaaaaacccAACCCCATTTTAATtctctttcttctcctttgcaacCAAAAAGCAGGAAAAAGAAgggagagaaaagaaaatggaagaatcgaaatccaaagagaaaattTGTTGGAGAAAAGAAGTAGATCAGAACTTAAAGCGGCTCCAATCACTGCTCTTCGGCGCCGAGCTCTGTCTCGAGAAGCGGGAATTCCCGGAGGCTCAGCTCCTCTTGCTTCGGCTTCTCGGCTTCCTCGATTCCTTCTCTCACTCCGAAGTCGATCGGACCTTCACACGTCCCATTCGTGACGACGTTGTCTCTAAGCTCGACTCGGCTCGCCGTGCCCTGGTCCAAGAATCTGATCGGTATTTATGCATActcatgaattaaattttaggtCTCTAAACCTATTTGTTGTTCAATTGAATAAGCTGAAATTCTAGTATAATTGTTTTCTTCGATATTTTTTGCTATTAgctgctttattttatttccaatgAAGATTGATTATAGGGAACCTTTTTGGTTTAATGTTAATATTACGCATTTAGATCTTGATCTTTGTTGTTGATAAAGTGTACTAAGAATCGTGTACTTCCAGCCGAGCATTTGAGCAAGCAGGTAAAGCTCCTGGTTGTGTTTTTGGGATGAAAGGAGGTATTGATATCGACAAAATCAAGCAATCAAAGTATTTCTGTACGCAGCTTCAGCAATCTAAGGGAAAGGTTCTAAATGAATTGGTATATCAATTTACCTGCAATTTTGTTCtgtaaaaatattcattatgtCATATTTATATGCATTTGGAGTTCCTTTCTGAAACAAAGCCCATATATTGCAagtagtcttttttttttttttaaatttttataaataaccTGTGCTCTGACTGTTTTTCAGGGAGGACAACAAGATAAGTTTATTAACAAGCCGTCTAAAGCTATGACACAGGCCAAGTTGACATCTCTGTATGGAAACAAAATTACAAGAGCAAATAATTGCTCATACAAAAGTTCTTTGGACTCCAAAAATAGCAGTTCCAAAGATTGTTTTATAGTGGAAAATGGCCATTCTTATCACAACTTTCCTAGGGGACATAGTGTTTCAAACTTTGCCAAAGTTGAAGAGGAAGAAAGAGTACATGGAAATAGCTTTGGGACAAAGCGTGCATATAAAGAAATCTGTAGCCCCAGAAACAACACTGCAAGGTCACCGCCAAGCAATGAAGAATTTAATGCTGATATTTCGGGGAATGCGTTTGTAACAGCAAGAGCAAAACTGGTATAATACAAAGCATTGGAGATTTGGCATGTATAACTGCCAATTGTTCCAATATTTTTCCTGAAGCATTTGGAAGTCAAATTTGTTTTACATGTTCTTGCCTTACTCGCATACATTCCATTATTGATCCCTTTCTTATAGGAAATGGATGTGAGACAAAAACGAGGGCTGGCTGGTTCTCCAAGTGCTTCTGTCTCCCCACAGAATGATACCAATTTCAGTTCTAGAGGTTATGGTACAAAATCCTATGGGGTTTCGCGACGTGGAGTTCGTGGTAATTTTGTACCCCCCATAAGATCTAATGGTGGCAGCATTGGAAATGTGACATCACGGATTGGTGGAAAGAGTGATGATGCATTAGATGACTCAACAAGGACATGGTGAGTGATGTAAATTCTTCAAAGGAAAAATGCAATTTAAGTTATTTCCTTGTGCATTGCCCATGCTCCTATGATAATGAATAAGTATTGAAATTTCATTATCTGGTCTGGAAGGAGATTCAACCGTGTAAGGTTTCTTTTGATAAAAGAATTTCTTACAGATAAACAAGCTGTAATGCCTTCATAGACATGTATTAATCTGATCTTAGGAATTACTTTTTGCTCATATCACAAGGATCtgttttcaaatattatatggAATGGCATAACTGAGACGTCTTATGTTGTCTCTTCACTTGTTTTAATGGTTATACGTCCAGCTTGGAACTTCTTTGTGGTCCTGATGGTGAACTTCCAGAAAAACTAAGGAATTTGGAACCTCTCCTTATAGAGCACGTCAGCAATGAGATCATGGATCGAGACCCAAACGTCCGATGGGAAGATATTGGTATTATAAGATACATGAAACTTGCTTTTCGGTTTCATCTTTGGTTGAACTTTGTGCTCATCTAAAAATCTCTCTACTTTTATGTTTCTCCTAAAAATGTTGCAGCCGGCTTGGAGCATGCCAAAAAATGTGTGACAGAGATGGTAATATGGCCTTTATTACGTCCCGACATATTTAGAGGCTGTCGCTCTCCTGGAAGAGGTCTTCTTCTCTTCGGTCCCCCGGTAAATATCTTTTAGTTCTCTAAAAAGTAAATGTTCGTATCATGGGTTTATGACTTCTCAGTGAACACCTATTATACTACAGGGAACAGGCAAAACAATGATTGGAAAAGCTATAGCTGGTGAAGCAAAAGCCACATTTTTCTACATATCTGCTAGTTCATTGACAAGCAAGTGGGTATGTTTCTGGCCCCTGTTTATCTTTAGCAATACATTGCACGTCTTTTTGAAATGCTGCAAGGCTTGTAACTTGTAACTCTAACATCCGCAGTAAGAATGTAGATTGAAATTTCTTAAGTTGCTCCGAACATTTTTCCAGAGGTTACTCTTTACTTTATCCTCTACCAGAGATTATATTGAATAAACTATAATGGGTAGCATGGCACTGGTGAATGCAGATTGGAGAGGGTGAAAAGCTAGTGAGGGCGCTTTTTGGAGTGGCTAGTTGTCGTCAGCCGGCTGTTATTTTTGTTGATGAAATAGATTCACTTCTATCTCAGGTTAGGTTTACCTTATTGCTCGTAAAGACAAACTTGATTTGGTATCAGGTGACCTTTGACTGCAGTACTGTTTTTCTCAGATGATTGGGTATTTGGTCACACTTGATGATGAATTTATGTAAATAAAGAAGGagcaattttcttttgattgataaaattttcatttcttttaatttttccagCCAGTGAAGTGTTCTTCTAAAAGGTTATTTTATTGTGGTTACAGCGTAAGTCAGAAGGTGAGCATGAATCAAGTAGAAGGCTCAAGACACAGTTCCTCATTGAAATGGAAGGCTTTGATAGTGGCAGTGAGCAGATTCTTCTTATAGGTattgttgaaa
The window above is part of the Gossypium raimondii isolate GPD5lz chromosome 9, ASM2569854v1, whole genome shotgun sequence genome. Proteins encoded here:
- the LOC105798445 gene encoding ATPase family AAA domain-containing protein FIGL1: MEESKSKEKICWRKEVDQNLKRLQSLLFGAELCLEKREFPEAQLLLLRLLGFLDSFSHSEVDRTFTRPIRDDVVSKLDSARRALVQESDRRAFEQAGKAPGCVFGMKGGIDIDKIKQSKYFCTQLQQSKGKVLNELGGQQDKFINKPSKAMTQAKLTSLYGNKITRANNCSYKSSLDSKNSSSKDCFIVENGHSYHNFPRGHSVSNFAKVEEEERVHGNSFGTKRAYKEICSPRNNTARSPPSNEEFNADISGNAFVTARAKLEMDVRQKRGLAGSPSASVSPQNDTNFSSRGYGTKSYGVSRRGVRGNFVPPIRSNGGSIGNVTSRIGGKSDDALDDSTRTCLELLCGPDGELPEKLRNLEPLLIEHVSNEIMDRDPNVRWEDIAGLEHAKKCVTEMVIWPLLRPDIFRGCRSPGRGLLLFGPPGTGKTMIGKAIAGEAKATFFYISASSLTSKWIGEGEKLVRALFGVASCRQPAVIFVDEIDSLLSQRKSEGEHESSRRLKTQFLIEMEGFDSGSEQILLIGATNRPQELDEAARRRLTKRLYIPLPSSEARAWIVRSLLEKDGLFKLSEEDISAICRLTKGYSGSDMKNLVKDASMGPLREALRQGIEITQLKREDMRPVTLQDFENALQEVRPSVSMNELGTYEEWNKQFGSLSL